A genomic window from Streptococcus sanguinis includes:
- the fabZ gene encoding 3-hydroxyacyl-ACP dehydratase FabZ, with protein MIDINAIKEALPHRYPMLLVDRVLEVSEDEIVALKNVTVNEPFFNGHFPQYPVMPGVLIMEALAQTAGVLELSKEENKGKLVFYAGMDKVKFKKQVVPGDQLIMTAKFVKRRGTIAVVEAKAEVDGKLAASGTLTFAIGQ; from the coding sequence ATGATTGATATCAATGCAATAAAAGAAGCACTTCCGCACCGCTATCCGATGCTTTTGGTAGACCGCGTTTTGGAAGTTAGTGAAGATGAGATTGTCGCTCTGAAGAATGTGACAGTCAATGAACCATTCTTTAACGGACATTTTCCTCAATACCCGGTTATGCCAGGTGTCTTAATCATGGAAGCTCTGGCTCAAACGGCTGGAGTGCTGGAATTGTCTAAAGAAGAAAATAAGGGCAAACTGGTCTTCTATGCTGGCATGGACAAGGTTAAGTTCAAGAAGCAAGTTGTACCAGGTGACCAGCTGATTATGACAGCTAAGTTTGTCAAGCGCCGCGGAACGATTGCGGTTGTAGAGGCGAAAGCAGAAGTTGACGGAAAACTTGCAGCCAGCGGTACTTTGACCTTTGCGATTGGCCAGTAG
- a CDS encoding MarR family transcriptional regulator, giving the protein MNFQLVNDYLTSIFNNVLVIEESSLRSSRFNDVSIKEMHTIDVIGTTPNATPSDISRELMVTLGTVTTSLNNLERKGYIERRRSEVDRRVVHLNLTKNGRLLYRLHKRFHNRMVMQVVDGMSPEERQVMQKGLQNLYSFLEDLK; this is encoded by the coding sequence TTGAATTTTCAGTTAGTAAATGATTACTTAACGTCTATTTTCAATAATGTCTTGGTTATTGAAGAATCGAGCCTAAGAAGCAGTCGCTTCAACGATGTCTCCATTAAGGAAATGCATACAATAGATGTCATCGGCACAACCCCAAATGCTACTCCAAGTGATATATCACGAGAATTGATGGTTACTTTGGGAACTGTTACGACTAGTTTGAATAATCTGGAGCGTAAGGGTTATATTGAGCGGCGTCGGTCGGAAGTTGACCGTCGTGTGGTGCATCTGAATTTGACAAAGAATGGGCGGCTTTTGTATCGTCTTCACAAGCGATTCCACAACCGCATGGTCATGCAGGTAGTGGATGGGATGAGTCCAGAAGAGAGACAAGTGATGCAAAAGGGCCTGCAAAATTTATATAGTTTCCTAGAGGATTTGAAATAA
- the fabK gene encoding enoyl-[acyl-carrier-protein] reductase FabK, with amino-acid sequence MQTRITELLNIDYPIFQGGMAWVADGDLAGAVSKAGGLGIIGGGNAPKEVVKANIDKIKSLTDRPFGVNIMLLSPFADDIVDLVIEEGVKVVTTGAGNPSKHMARFHEAGITVIPVVPSVALAKRMEKIGADAVIAEGMEAGGHIGKLTTMSLVRQVAEAVSIPVIAAGGIADGSGAAAGFMLGAEAVQVGTRFVVAKESNAHQNYKDMILKARDIDTTISAQHFGHAVRAIKNKLTRDFEKAEKEAFKQENPDLTVFENLGAGALANAVVRGDVENGSVMSGQIAGLISKEETVEEILKDIYYGAAEKIQQEAKRWAGVTRND; translated from the coding sequence ATGCAAACACGTATTACAGAATTATTGAATATTGATTATCCTATTTTCCAAGGCGGGATGGCCTGGGTTGCTGACGGTGACTTGGCTGGCGCAGTTTCAAAAGCTGGCGGTCTTGGTATCATCGGTGGCGGAAATGCGCCCAAGGAAGTGGTAAAGGCTAATATTGACAAGATTAAGTCTTTGACGGACCGTCCTTTCGGAGTTAACATCATGCTCCTTTCTCCTTTTGCAGACGACATTGTGGATCTCGTTATTGAAGAGGGTGTAAAAGTAGTAACGACTGGTGCGGGTAATCCAAGCAAGCACATGGCTCGTTTCCATGAAGCGGGGATTACAGTTATCCCTGTTGTTCCAAGCGTGGCCTTGGCTAAGCGGATGGAAAAAATCGGTGCGGATGCAGTCATCGCAGAAGGTATGGAAGCCGGTGGTCACATTGGAAAATTGACTACCATGTCCTTGGTTCGTCAGGTTGCAGAAGCAGTCAGCATTCCGGTTATTGCTGCCGGTGGTATTGCGGACGGTTCTGGGGCTGCAGCTGGATTTATGCTGGGAGCCGAGGCCGTTCAGGTCGGAACTCGCTTTGTCGTCGCTAAGGAATCCAATGCCCATCAGAACTACAAGGATATGATTTTGAAGGCTCGTGATATTGATACAACTATCTCTGCCCAGCATTTCGGTCATGCGGTTCGTGCTATTAAGAATAAGTTGACGCGTGATTTCGAAAAGGCAGAAAAAGAAGCCTTCAAGCAAGAAAATCCAGATTTGACTGTTTTTGAAAATCTTGGAGCTGGTGCTTTGGCCAATGCGGTTGTTCGCGGAGATGTGGAAAATGGTTCCGTCATGTCTGGTCAAATTGCTGGTTTAATCAGTAAGGAAGAAACAGTCGAAGAAATCCTCAAAGATATCTACTACGGTGCTGCTGAGAAGATTCAGCAGGAAGCAAAACGTTGGGCAGGAGTAACTAGAAATGACTAA
- a CDS encoding enoyl-CoA hydratase — translation MTFNGILYHVADEVATITFNRPEVSNGFNIPMCEEIIEAIELAAKDESVKFLVIKANGKVFSVGGDLAEMQRAVSDDDVQSLVKIAELVNDISFAMKRLPKPVIMSVDGPVAGAAANMVVAADFCIATEKSRFIQAFVGVGLAPDAGGLFLLARAIGVTRATHLVMTGEALTAEKALDYGLLYKVCEAEKLEKTTEQLLKKLKRGSLNSYRAMKEMVWKSLFSGWSEYAELELELQKSLAFTEDFKEGVRAYSEKRRPNFTGK, via the coding sequence ATGACATTTAATGGAATTCTCTATCATGTAGCAGATGAAGTAGCAACGATTACTTTCAATCGTCCTGAAGTTTCAAATGGCTTTAATATTCCTATGTGTGAGGAAATTATAGAGGCTATTGAACTTGCTGCAAAGGATGAGTCCGTCAAATTTTTAGTTATCAAAGCGAATGGAAAGGTTTTTTCAGTGGGTGGAGACTTGGCTGAGATGCAGAGAGCAGTCAGTGATGATGATGTCCAATCCTTGGTGAAAATCGCTGAATTGGTTAATGATATTTCTTTTGCTATGAAACGTCTTCCTAAGCCTGTCATCATGAGTGTTGATGGTCCTGTTGCTGGTGCGGCTGCCAATATGGTCGTTGCAGCAGATTTCTGTATTGCGACTGAAAAATCACGTTTCATTCAGGCCTTTGTCGGTGTTGGTCTGGCGCCAGATGCTGGCGGTCTTTTCTTACTGGCTCGTGCTATCGGGGTGACTCGTGCGACCCACCTGGTTATGACTGGTGAAGCTCTGACTGCAGAGAAAGCTCTGGATTATGGCTTGCTTTATAAAGTCTGTGAAGCAGAGAAATTGGAAAAAACAACGGAACAGTTGCTGAAGAAGCTCAAACGCGGTTCTCTTAATTCTTACAGAGCCATGAAAGAAATGGTCTGGAAGAGTTTGTTCAGCGGCTGGTCTGAGTATGCAGAACTAGAGTTAGAATTGCAGAAATCGCTGGCTTTCACAGAGGATTTCAAAGAAGGTGTTCGGGCTTATTCTGAGAAACGTCGTCCAAACTTCACTGGTAAATAA
- a CDS encoding acetyl-CoA carboxylase biotin carboxylase subunit — protein sequence MFRKILIANRGEIAVRIIRAARELGIDTVAVYSTADKEALHTLLADEAVCIGPAKSTDSYLNMNAVLSAAVLTGAEAIHPGFGFLSENSKFATMCEEVGIKFIGPSGAVMDLMGDKINARAQMIKAKVPVIPGSDGEVHTSEEALEVAEKIGYPVMLKASAGGGGKGIRKVEKAEDLVAAFESASSEAKAAFGNGAMYMERVIYPARHIEVQILADQQGHVVHLGERDCSLQRNNQKVLEESPSVAIGKTLRQQIGEAAVRAAQSVGYENAGTIEFLLDEAKGEFYFMEMNTRVQVEHPVTEFVTGVDIVKEQIKIANGQELSFSQDDVEIRGHAIECRINAENPAFNFAPSPGKISNVYLPSGGVGLRVDSAVYPGYTIPPYYDSMIAKIIVHGENRFDALMKMQRALYELEIDGVVTNSGFQLDLISDPNVIAGDYDTAFLMEKFLPAYQEKQ from the coding sequence ATGTTTCGTAAAATTTTAATTGCTAACCGTGGGGAAATTGCGGTCAGAATTATTCGTGCAGCCCGCGAGTTGGGAATTGATACGGTAGCCGTCTATTCAACGGCTGACAAGGAAGCACTCCATACCTTACTGGCTGATGAGGCCGTCTGCATCGGTCCAGCCAAGTCCACTGATTCTTATCTGAATATGAATGCAGTCCTGTCTGCTGCTGTTCTGACAGGTGCAGAAGCCATTCATCCTGGTTTTGGTTTTTTGAGCGAAAACTCCAAATTTGCGACCATGTGCGAAGAAGTTGGCATTAAGTTTATTGGACCTTCAGGTGCTGTTATGGACTTGATGGGGGACAAGATTAATGCTCGGGCTCAGATGATTAAGGCGAAAGTGCCGGTCATCCCAGGTTCTGATGGAGAGGTTCATACCTCTGAAGAAGCCTTGGAAGTCGCTGAAAAGATAGGCTATCCAGTCATGCTTAAAGCTTCTGCTGGCGGCGGCGGCAAGGGTATTCGTAAGGTTGAAAAGGCTGAGGATTTAGTAGCGGCCTTTGAGTCTGCTTCTAGCGAAGCAAAAGCAGCCTTTGGTAATGGTGCCATGTATATGGAGCGAGTCATCTATCCAGCGCGTCATATTGAAGTGCAGATTTTGGCAGATCAGCAGGGGCATGTGGTCCACTTGGGCGAGCGGGATTGCTCTTTGCAGCGTAATAATCAGAAAGTGCTGGAAGAAAGTCCATCTGTAGCGATTGGGAAAACCCTACGTCAGCAGATTGGTGAAGCAGCTGTTCGGGCTGCTCAGTCTGTCGGCTATGAAAATGCCGGTACAATTGAGTTTCTTCTCGATGAAGCCAAGGGTGAATTCTACTTTATGGAGATGAACACTCGGGTGCAGGTTGAGCATCCAGTCACCGAGTTTGTCACTGGTGTGGATATTGTAAAAGAGCAAATCAAGATTGCAAACGGTCAAGAGCTGTCTTTCAGTCAGGATGATGTTGAAATCCGAGGGCATGCAATTGAGTGTCGGATCAATGCTGAAAATCCAGCCTTTAACTTTGCGCCGAGTCCTGGTAAGATTTCAAATGTTTATCTACCGAGCGGTGGAGTGGGGCTGCGTGTGGATTCAGCCGTCTATCCTGGCTACACCATCCCCCCTTACTACGATAGCATGATTGCGAAGATAATTGTTCATGGGGAAAATCGCTTCGATGCTCTGATGAAGATGCAACGTGCACTCTATGAACTCGAAATTGACGGTGTTGTAACCAACAGCGGCTTCCAACTGGACTTAATCTCAGATCCTAATGTAATTGCTGGTGATTATGACACAGCTTTTCTCATGGAGAAGTTCCTTCCGGCTTATCAAGAGAAACAATAG
- the fabD gene encoding ACP S-malonyltransferase, translating into MTKRAFLFAGQGAQYLGMGRELYDQYELVRSTFDEASQVLGYDVRALIDQDEEKLNQTRYTQPAILTTSVAIYRLLADKGVEPDMVAGLSLGEYSALVAAGALDFKTAVALVAKRGSFMEEAAPAGSGKMVAVLNTEVSLIEAVCQEASAIGVVSPANYNTPSQIVIGGEVAAVDKAVELLKDAGVKRLIPLNVSGPFHTALLKPASERLAEVLETVEFSDFVRPLVGNTEATVMEKERVRELLTRQVMEPVRFYDSIAKMQEAGVTEFIEIGPGKVLSGFIKKIDKSADVRQVEDVESLNALLEK; encoded by the coding sequence ATGACTAAAAGAGCCTTTCTCTTTGCCGGTCAGGGAGCGCAGTACCTTGGAATGGGGCGCGAGCTTTATGATCAGTATGAGCTTGTGCGGTCAACTTTTGATGAGGCTAGCCAAGTTCTAGGCTATGATGTCCGAGCTTTGATCGATCAGGATGAGGAAAAGCTCAATCAAACTCGCTATACGCAACCGGCTATTTTAACGACTTCAGTAGCTATTTATCGACTCTTAGCTGATAAGGGAGTAGAGCCTGACATGGTAGCTGGTCTCTCTCTTGGAGAATATTCTGCCTTGGTGGCTGCGGGCGCCCTTGATTTCAAGACGGCGGTGGCCTTGGTTGCTAAGCGTGGCAGCTTTATGGAAGAGGCAGCTCCAGCTGGTTCTGGGAAAATGGTCGCAGTTTTAAATACTGAGGTTTCTCTCATTGAAGCGGTCTGTCAAGAAGCAAGTGCTATTGGTGTAGTCTCACCAGCCAACTATAATACGCCTAGTCAAATCGTTATCGGAGGAGAAGTGGCAGCAGTGGACAAGGCTGTGGAGCTTTTGAAAGATGCCGGTGTCAAGCGCTTAATCCCACTCAATGTATCCGGACCTTTCCATACGGCGCTTTTAAAGCCAGCCAGCGAGCGATTAGCAGAAGTCTTGGAAACAGTTGAGTTTTCAGATTTTGTGCGGCCATTAGTTGGAAATACAGAAGCAACTGTGATGGAAAAAGAGAGAGTCAGAGAGCTTTTGACTCGTCAGGTAATGGAGCCAGTGCGTTTCTATGACAGCATTGCTAAAATGCAGGAAGCTGGTGTGACTGAGTTTATCGAAATTGGTCCTGGCAAAGTTCTGTCTGGTTTTATTAAGAAAATTGATAAGTCTGCGGATGTCCGCCAAGTTGAAGATGTGGAAAGTTTAAATGCTCTTCTAGAAAAATAA
- a CDS encoding acetyl-CoA carboxylase biotin carboxyl carrier protein encodes MNINEIKDLMAQFDQSSLREFSYKNQSDELTFSKNEGQAPVPTASAAPIAAPLQAASAPVIEPTPQAAPPAEPETVSEAPAPAAEGDVVESPLVGVAYLAAGPDKPPFVSVGDQVKKGQTLMIIEAMKVMNEVPAPKDGLVTEILVENEEMVEFGKGLVRIK; translated from the coding sequence ATGAATATCAACGAAATTAAAGATTTAATGGCGCAGTTTGACCAGTCTAGTCTGCGTGAGTTTTCTTACAAAAATCAGAGCGATGAGCTGACTTTTAGTAAGAATGAAGGTCAGGCTCCAGTTCCAACAGCCAGTGCAGCTCCAATTGCTGCACCTTTGCAGGCTGCGAGTGCGCCTGTGATTGAGCCAACTCCTCAAGCAGCTCCGCCTGCAGAGCCAGAAACAGTTTCAGAAGCTCCGGCACCTGCTGCTGAAGGTGATGTTGTGGAAAGTCCTTTGGTTGGTGTGGCTTACTTAGCAGCTGGTCCAGACAAGCCGCCGTTTGTATCTGTTGGAGACCAAGTTAAAAAAGGTCAAACCCTGATGATTATTGAAGCGATGAAGGTCATGAATGAAGTTCCAGCACCTAAAGATGGTCTGGTTACAGAAATTCTAGTTGAGAATGAAGAAATGGTTGAATTTGGGAAAGGGCTGGTACGCATCAAATGA
- the fabF gene encoding beta-ketoacyl-ACP synthase II — translation MKLNRVVVTGYGLTSPIGNTPEEFWNNLKEGNIGIGPITKFDHSEYSVHNAAEIQNFPFDKYFVKKDTNRYDNYTLYALYASQEAVNNAHLDVDALDKDRFGVIVASGIGGIQEIEEQVVRLHEKGPKRIKPLTLPKALPNMGAGNVAMRFGANGICKSVNTACASANDAIGEAFRSIKFGYQDVMLVGGSEASITPFAIAGFQALTALSTTEDPKRASIPFDKDRNGFVMGEGSGMLVLESLEHAEKRGATILAEVVGYGHTCDAYHMTSPHPEGLGAIKAIKQAVEEAEIEPKDVAYVNAHGTSTPANEKGESGAIVSVFGKDVAVSSTKSFTGHLLGAAGAVEAIATIEAMRHSYVPKTAGTTELPDYIEANVIYGQGKEQEIPYAISNTFGFGGHNAVLAFKRWEA, via the coding sequence ATGAAACTTAATCGAGTTGTTGTAACAGGATACGGCTTAACTTCACCTATCGGGAATACTCCAGAAGAATTCTGGAATAATTTAAAAGAAGGCAACATTGGAATCGGTCCAATTACTAAATTTGATCATAGTGAATATAGTGTTCACAATGCGGCGGAAATTCAGAATTTCCCTTTTGATAAATATTTTGTCAAAAAGGATACCAACCGTTATGATAATTACACTCTTTATGCGCTTTATGCTTCTCAAGAAGCGGTCAACAATGCTCACTTGGATGTAGATGCCTTGGATAAGGATCGCTTTGGTGTCATTGTGGCTTCAGGTATCGGAGGGATTCAGGAAATTGAAGAACAGGTTGTTCGCTTGCATGAAAAAGGTCCTAAACGTATCAAACCTTTGACCTTGCCAAAAGCTTTGCCAAATATGGGTGCAGGAAATGTAGCGATGCGCTTTGGTGCCAATGGTATCTGTAAGTCTGTCAATACGGCCTGTGCCTCAGCAAATGATGCGATTGGTGAAGCTTTCCGCTCAATTAAATTCGGTTATCAAGATGTGATGCTGGTTGGTGGTTCAGAGGCGTCTATTACACCATTTGCGATTGCTGGTTTCCAAGCTCTGACAGCTCTTTCTACGACAGAAGATCCTAAGCGCGCTTCTATTCCTTTTGACAAGGACCGCAATGGCTTTGTCATGGGTGAAGGTTCTGGTATGCTGGTTCTGGAAAGTTTGGAACATGCTGAGAAACGCGGAGCTACTATCTTGGCTGAGGTGGTAGGATACGGTCATACTTGTGACGCTTACCATATGACTTCTCCGCATCCAGAAGGTTTGGGAGCTATCAAGGCGATCAAACAAGCGGTTGAAGAAGCTGAAATTGAGCCGAAAGATGTAGCTTATGTCAATGCTCACGGTACATCAACCCCTGCTAACGAAAAAGGCGAAAGCGGAGCCATTGTTTCTGTCTTTGGTAAAGATGTAGCGGTGTCTTCAACTAAATCCTTTACAGGACACCTGCTCGGAGCGGCGGGCGCAGTTGAGGCTATTGCAACGATTGAAGCAATGCGTCATAGCTATGTGCCAAAAACAGCTGGTACAACAGAGCTGCCAGACTATATTGAAGCCAACGTTATTTACGGTCAAGGTAAGGAACAGGAAATCCCTTATGCGATTTCTAATACATTTGGCTTTGGCGGCCACAATGCCGTTCTTGCCTTTAAACGCTGGGAGGCTTAA
- a CDS encoding acyl carrier protein: MAVFEKVQEIIVEELGKEPSEVTLESTFDDLEADSLDLFQVISEIEDAFDIQIETEEGLNTVGDLVAYVEEKTK, from the coding sequence ATGGCAGTATTTGAAAAAGTACAAGAAATTATCGTTGAAGAACTTGGCAAAGAGCCATCAGAAGTTACTCTTGAGTCAACTTTCGATGATCTTGAAGCAGATTCATTGGACTTGTTCCAAGTGATTTCAGAAATTGAAGATGCATTTGACATCCAAATCGAAACTGAAGAAGGTTTGAACACAGTTGGTGATTTGGTTGCTTATGTAGAAGAAAAAACTAAATAA
- the fabG gene encoding 3-oxoacyl-[acyl-carrier-protein] reductase, translated as MELQNKNVLITGSARGIGLAIAHKFASVGANIVLNGLAEISDDVLAGFAGYSGKVVTVIGDVSKAEDAQRMVEEAVAALGSVDVLINNAGITRDKLMLKMTEEDFERVLKVNLTGAFNMTQSVLKPMTKARQGAIISLSSVVGLAGNVGQANYAASKAGLIGFSKSVAREVAARNIRVNCIAPGFIASDMTDVLPEKVKAASLALIPMKRFGTPEEVADVALFLASQEYLTGQVLTIDGGFTMQ; from the coding sequence ATGGAATTACAAAACAAGAATGTATTAATTACTGGGTCCGCTCGCGGAATTGGATTGGCAATTGCGCATAAATTTGCTAGTGTCGGTGCCAATATCGTCTTAAACGGACTAGCGGAGATTTCTGATGATGTTTTGGCTGGATTTGCCGGCTATTCTGGGAAAGTTGTAACTGTTATTGGAGATGTTTCCAAAGCTGAAGATGCCCAGCGAATGGTAGAAGAAGCTGTTGCAGCCTTGGGATCTGTTGATGTACTGATCAATAACGCTGGTATTACACGTGATAAGCTCATGCTGAAAATGACGGAAGAAGATTTTGAGCGGGTGCTGAAAGTGAATCTTACTGGGGCATTCAATATGACGCAATCAGTCCTGAAACCGATGACAAAAGCTCGTCAAGGTGCTATCATCAGTCTGTCAAGTGTCGTTGGTCTGGCAGGGAACGTCGGTCAGGCTAACTATGCAGCGTCCAAGGCCGGTCTGATTGGTTTTTCTAAATCAGTTGCGCGTGAAGTAGCAGCGCGTAATATCCGTGTCAACTGCATTGCCCCTGGCTTTATTGCATCTGATATGACAGATGTACTTCCAGAAAAAGTAAAGGCGGCGTCTCTGGCACTCATTCCAATGAAGCGTTTTGGTACTCCAGAAGAAGTAGCAGATGTTGCTCTCTTCTTGGCTAGCCAAGAATACTTGACGGGACAAGTCCTTACGATTGATGGCGGCTTTACTATGCAGTAA
- a CDS encoding ketoacyl-ACP synthase III encodes MNYAKISQVAHYAPRQVVSNDDLAEIMDTSDEWISSRTGIKKRHLSSDETTSDLATKVAENLLQKSGISAQDLDFIIVATITPDSLMPSTAARVQANIGAKNAFAFDLTAACSGFIFALSTGEKLISSGRYQKGLIIGSETLSKTVDWSDRSTAVLFGDGAGGVLLESASEQYFLAESQFTDGSRGDSLTSGKIGLASPFSEKGENQPYLTMDGRAIFDFAIRDVARSIKETIESSQLSAEDLDFLLLHQANIRILDKMAKKLGVAREKLPANMMEYGNTSAASIPILLSECVEQGLIKLNGNQTILMSGFGGGLTWGTLIVTI; translated from the coding sequence ATGAACTATGCTAAGATTAGCCAAGTGGCTCATTATGCTCCCCGTCAGGTTGTCAGCAATGATGATTTAGCAGAGATTATGGATACCAGTGATGAGTGGATTTCAAGTCGAACTGGGATTAAAAAACGCCATTTATCGTCAGATGAGACGACCAGTGATTTAGCTACAAAAGTAGCAGAGAATTTGCTGCAAAAATCAGGGATTTCTGCTCAAGACCTAGACTTTATCATTGTTGCAACCATTACGCCGGATTCTTTAATGCCTTCAACTGCTGCGAGAGTACAGGCAAATATTGGGGCCAAGAATGCATTTGCCTTTGATCTGACGGCGGCCTGCAGTGGCTTTATCTTCGCCTTATCGACTGGAGAAAAATTAATTTCTTCAGGTCGTTATCAAAAAGGTCTAATCATAGGTAGTGAGACCCTTTCTAAGACGGTAGATTGGTCGGATCGTTCAACGGCTGTTCTCTTTGGAGATGGTGCTGGCGGTGTATTGTTGGAAAGTGCTTCAGAACAGTATTTTTTGGCAGAAAGTCAGTTTACTGACGGATCTCGCGGAGATAGTCTGACCAGCGGAAAAATCGGTTTGGCTTCACCTTTTTCTGAAAAAGGTGAGAATCAGCCTTATCTGACAATGGACGGTAGAGCTATTTTCGACTTTGCTATTCGTGATGTTGCTCGTTCTATCAAAGAAACCATCGAAAGCAGTCAGCTTTCAGCGGAAGATTTGGATTTTCTGTTGCTGCATCAGGCCAATATCCGTATTTTGGATAAAATGGCTAAGAAGCTTGGTGTTGCGCGGGAGAAACTTCCAGCTAATATGATGGAATATGGCAATACTAGTGCAGCTAGCATCCCGATTTTATTATCTGAGTGTGTCGAGCAAGGACTAATCAAACTGAACGGAAATCAGACAATTTTGATGTCAGGTTTCGGTGGAGGTTTGACATGGGGCACGCTTATTGTTACAATTTAG
- a CDS encoding aspartate kinase — protein sequence MKVVKFGGSSLASAIQLEKVLNIIKSDPERRFVVVSAPGKRHDDDIKVTDALIKYYREYIAGNDVTPNQQWIINRYADMVAELGLKPKVLEKISKSITSLATLPIEDNAFLYDTFLAAGENNNAKLIAAYFSQNGVPARYVHPREAGLLVSSEPGNARILPSSYDKIEELNNSDEVLVIPGFFGVTQDGQICTFSRGGSDITGSIIAAGVKADVYENFTDVDGIFAAHPGIVHKPHSIPELTYREMRELAYAGFTVLHDEALLPAYRGKIPLVIKNTNNPEHPGTQIVHKHSKDHLPVVGIAGDAGFVSINMSKYLMNREIGFGRRVLQILEDLNIGWEHMPTGIDDLSIILRERELTPIKEEEILRQLVQKAEVDHAEIEHDLSIIMIVGEKMKSHIGVTATATKALSENNINIQMMSQGSSEVSIMFVVEKNQEKAAIRALYRAFFEVNTES from the coding sequence ATGAAAGTTGTAAAATTTGGCGGAAGTTCACTGGCTTCTGCAATTCAATTAGAAAAAGTATTGAACATTATCAAATCTGACCCTGAACGTCGTTTTGTTGTGGTATCAGCACCAGGAAAACGCCATGATGACGATATCAAAGTAACCGATGCCCTGATTAAATACTACCGAGAATATATTGCAGGAAATGATGTCACACCTAACCAACAGTGGATTATCAATCGCTATGCAGATATGGTGGCAGAATTAGGTTTGAAACCAAAAGTTCTGGAAAAAATTTCCAAAAGCATTACAAGCCTTGCAACTTTGCCAATTGAAGATAACGCATTTCTTTATGATACTTTTCTTGCTGCAGGGGAAAATAACAATGCCAAATTAATTGCAGCTTATTTCAGTCAAAATGGCGTTCCAGCTCGCTACGTTCATCCGAGAGAAGCGGGACTCCTTGTTTCCAGTGAGCCAGGTAATGCTCGCATTCTCCCTTCCAGCTATGATAAAATTGAAGAACTCAACAATTCTGACGAAGTTCTAGTTATCCCAGGTTTCTTTGGTGTTACTCAAGATGGCCAAATTTGTACTTTCTCCCGTGGTGGTTCTGATATTACAGGTTCTATCATTGCTGCGGGAGTCAAAGCAGATGTTTATGAGAACTTTACTGATGTTGACGGAATCTTTGCCGCCCATCCTGGCATCGTTCACAAACCACATTCCATTCCTGAGCTAACCTATCGGGAAATGCGTGAATTGGCCTACGCTGGCTTTACAGTTCTCCATGATGAAGCTCTGCTTCCAGCTTACCGCGGCAAAATCCCGCTGGTTATTAAAAATACCAACAATCCAGAACATCCAGGTACTCAAATTGTTCATAAACACAGTAAGGATCACTTACCGGTCGTTGGAATTGCTGGAGATGCAGGCTTTGTCAGCATTAACATGTCCAAGTACCTGATGAACAGAGAAATTGGCTTTGGTAGGCGCGTCCTTCAAATTCTAGAAGATTTGAATATTGGTTGGGAGCATATGCCTACAGGAATTGACGACCTCTCCATTATCTTACGTGAGCGCGAATTAACTCCTATCAAAGAGGAAGAGATCCTTCGACAACTTGTCCAAAAAGCAGAGGTTGATCATGCAGAAATTGAACACGACCTTTCTATTATCATGATTGTTGGTGAAAAAATGAAAAGTCATATTGGTGTAACAGCTACTGCAACCAAAGCTCTTTCAGAAAACAATATCAACATTCAAATGATGTCCCAAGGCTCAAGCGAAGTATCCATCATGTTTGTTGTGGAAAAAAATCAAGAAAAAGCGGCCATCCGCGCTTTATACAGAGCCTTCTTTGAAGTCAATACAGAATCATAA